A single window of Anaerolineae bacterium DNA harbors:
- a CDS encoding Histidinol-phosphatase [alternative form], producing MFDLTPEIQFALEATRQAALLTAQIEKEMVSAALTKEDRSPVTVADYASQAIVAAALQRAFPHARLVAEEESGLLNQPQSTEALQIVTQYVRRVEPTANPKQVCEWIETGNAPAVDRFWTLDPLDGTKGFLRGDQYAVALALIEDGEVKLGVLGCPKLEPDWSLQTNGEGALVVAQRGNGSWVTSLKQPQAFRRLWVSQQADIRQARLLRSFESGHTDAERIEAFAAFLNIQAAPLRLDSQAKYALLADGKGELLLRLLSPGKMDYREKIWDQAAGSLILEEAGGKITDLSGKPLDFSQGRTLRKNRGVLASNGILHEQALAALQAVGAVPED from the coding sequence ATGTTTGATTTGACTCCCGAAATTCAATTTGCCCTGGAGGCAACCCGTCAGGCTGCCTTGCTGACAGCGCAGATTGAAAAGGAAATGGTCTCTGCTGCTCTGACCAAAGAAGATCGTTCTCCGGTCACCGTAGCAGACTATGCTTCTCAAGCAATTGTGGCAGCCGCTTTGCAGCGCGCTTTCCCGCACGCCAGACTGGTTGCCGAAGAAGAGAGCGGTTTGCTCAATCAGCCCCAATCAACGGAGGCACTGCAGATCGTCACCCAATATGTGCGCCGGGTTGAACCGACTGCCAATCCAAAGCAGGTTTGTGAATGGATCGAAACCGGCAACGCTCCCGCCGTGGATCGCTTTTGGACGCTTGACCCTCTGGATGGCACCAAAGGGTTTTTGCGCGGCGATCAATATGCGGTCGCGCTTGCCTTAATCGAAGATGGGGAGGTAAAGCTGGGGGTATTAGGATGTCCCAAGCTTGAGCCCGACTGGAGCCTCCAGACAAATGGAGAAGGTGCTTTGGTGGTTGCCCAACGAGGTAATGGAAGCTGGGTGACATCCTTAAAACAGCCGCAAGCCTTTCGACGCCTTTGGGTCTCGCAACAAGCCGACATCCGTCAGGCACGCTTATTGCGTTCCTTTGAAAGCGGTCATACCGATGCCGAACGGATCGAGGCTTTTGCTGCTTTTCTAAATATTCAGGCTGCACCGCTACGCCTGGACAGCCAGGCAAAATATGCCCTTTTGGCGGATGGGAAAGGAGAACTATTACTTCGCTTGCTTTCCCCAGGCAAAATGGACTATCGAGAGAAAATCTGGGATCAGGCGGCTGGTAGCCTGATTCTGGAAGAAGCGGGGGGAAAGATTACCGACTTGAGCGGCAAGCCGTTAGACTTTTCGCAAGGGCGCACGTTGCGTAAGAACCGGGGCGTATTGGCTTCCAATGGCATCTTGCATGAACAGGCTCTGGCGGCTCTCCAGGCAGTTGGCGCTGTGCCAGAAGATTAA
- a CDS encoding ROK family protein (putative glucokinase) — translation MFTSSEYSQSLSGGNAALLRRLNRSSVLDLLRQNSPISPTEIATRLNLSLPTIMRILEELAHHGLVVRLDEQQYSGGRPRSLVAFDGTAHAVIGLDLGGTKMYGTVADLCGTIQAELYRPSVPSNPEENLNLTIDLIDELLQIPRREGQKVLGIGVGAPGVTLFEEGIVTWAPSLGWRNLALRDILRERFGLTVVVENDVNLAALGEYGFGVARGASSLVCLAVGTGIGSGIVLERKIYRGFHQSAGEVGYLLPGREALGKRYEHFGALESLASGTGVVQRATELIGLHNLPVDVNTLTAEKVFDWARNGEEWAQAIVDETVDYLALIIAAISVVLDPEVIVLGGGVSRSADILVEPILNRLQGCLPAPVRLVVSDLGYRAAVMGAIMLVLDTSFEHVGLKAS, via the coding sequence GTGTTTACTTCGTCGGAGTATTCACAGTCCCTTAGTGGCGGCAATGCTGCTCTCTTGCGGCGGCTAAACCGTTCGAGTGTGTTGGATTTGTTGCGCCAAAATTCTCCCATTTCCCCGACGGAAATTGCTACCCGCTTGAATCTCAGTTTGCCGACCATTATGCGCATCCTGGAAGAACTGGCACACCATGGGTTGGTGGTACGCCTGGATGAACAGCAATACAGCGGCGGCAGACCGCGTTCTCTGGTGGCTTTTGATGGCACTGCTCATGCGGTCATCGGTCTTGACCTGGGGGGTACAAAAATGTATGGCACGGTTGCCGATTTGTGTGGCACCATCCAGGCTGAACTGTATCGCCCTTCTGTCCCTTCTAACCCCGAAGAGAATTTGAACTTGACCATTGATCTGATTGATGAGCTTCTGCAAATTCCCCGGCGCGAGGGGCAAAAGGTGCTGGGGATCGGGGTGGGTGCGCCGGGCGTGACCCTTTTTGAGGAGGGCATTGTCACCTGGGCACCCAGTCTGGGATGGCGGAATCTCGCTTTGAGAGACATCCTCAGGGAGCGATTTGGTTTGACCGTCGTGGTCGAAAACGATGTCAATCTGGCGGCGTTGGGTGAATACGGTTTTGGCGTTGCCAGAGGGGCTTCGTCTCTCGTATGTCTGGCGGTAGGAACCGGAATTGGCAGTGGCATCGTCCTGGAACGCAAGATTTACCGCGGCTTTCATCAGTCAGCTGGTGAGGTCGGTTATTTGTTGCCCGGCAGAGAAGCCCTGGGCAAACGCTATGAACATTTTGGCGCCCTGGAGAGCCTGGCCTCCGGTACGGGAGTTGTCCAGCGAGCTACGGAATTGATTGGCTTACACAACCTCCCCGTTGATGTGAATACGCTGACGGCTGAAAAAGTTTTCGATTGGGCGCGCAACGGGGAGGAGTGGGCACAAGCAATCGTGGATGAGACGGTAGATTATCTGGCGCTCATTATTGCCGCCATCAGCGTTGTCCTCGACCCGGAGGTGATTGTGTTGGGAGGAGGTGTCTCCCGTTCCGCCGATATTCTGGTTGAGCCGATTTTGAATCGGCTGCAAGGCTGCCTGCCGGCGCCGGTACGGTTGGTTGTGTCCGATTTGGGTTACCGCGCGGCCGTGATGGGCGCCATCATGCTTGTTTTGGATACTTCGTTTGAACATGTTGGCTTGAAAGCAAGCTAA
- a CDS encoding putative transporter — protein sequence MRKLTSPTRPLAVALGRERTSLRFGGTFAALRHPNYRLWFFGQLVSLVGTWMQTTAQGFLVYELTASPAYLGYVGFANGIPTWLFTLYGGLIADRMSRRTMLILTQSFMMVLAAILAFLTFAGRVQAWHIILLAFLLGTANAFDAPARLAFVLELVPREDLTNAVALNSTMFNAATAVGPAVAGMAYAALGPAWCFTINAVSFIAVILALIRMRLGASPRSTAHGRALDDIRQGFRFVRSDAVVRTLVLYLAAVSFLGMGFVTLMPAWAVKVLGGGATTNGWLQSARGVGAMIGALLTASLARRAMRGKLIAIGTFAFPLALFGFALIRWLPLALLALVIIGLSLMIYMNNSNSMVQTQTPDDLRGRVLSIYSLSFFGLMPLGSLFAGSLATYLGEPLTVMIAATLLGVCSVLVWIKAPQVRRTG from the coding sequence ATGAGGAAACTGACATCCCCCACGCGCCCGTTGGCTGTTGCATTGGGGCGTGAACGAACAAGCCTCCGTTTCGGGGGGACATTTGCAGCCTTACGTCATCCCAATTATCGCTTATGGTTCTTTGGGCAACTGGTTTCTTTAGTGGGAACCTGGATGCAGACCACAGCGCAGGGCTTTTTGGTCTATGAATTGACCGCCTCGCCGGCTTATCTCGGTTATGTGGGTTTTGCCAATGGCATACCAACCTGGTTGTTCACTCTATATGGAGGGTTAATTGCCGACCGGATGTCGCGGCGCACGATGCTCATTCTCACTCAAAGCTTCATGATGGTCTTAGCCGCCATCCTGGCGTTTTTAACTTTTGCGGGGAGGGTGCAAGCCTGGCACATCATCCTTCTGGCTTTTCTCTTGGGGACGGCAAATGCTTTTGATGCGCCGGCGCGCCTGGCTTTTGTCCTCGAGTTAGTCCCCCGCGAAGACTTAACCAACGCCGTAGCGCTCAATTCAACCATGTTCAATGCTGCCACTGCAGTAGGCCCGGCGGTCGCCGGAATGGCTTATGCTGCCCTCGGGCCTGCCTGGTGTTTCACGATTAACGCCGTTTCGTTCATTGCCGTGATTTTGGCGCTGATAAGAATGCGGTTAGGTGCCTCACCCAGAAGCACGGCGCATGGGCGGGCGCTGGATGACATTCGCCAGGGTTTCCGCTTTGTTCGCTCGGATGCGGTGGTGCGAACGCTGGTATTGTATCTGGCAGCGGTTAGTTTTCTGGGCATGGGCTTTGTCACCCTGATGCCAGCCTGGGCGGTCAAGGTACTGGGCGGAGGAGCCACAACCAATGGTTGGCTGCAATCGGCGCGAGGGGTTGGAGCGATGATCGGGGCGTTACTCACCGCTTCTCTGGCTCGGCGGGCGATGCGGGGGAAGTTAATCGCCATTGGTACGTTTGCCTTTCCGCTGGCGCTATTTGGCTTTGCCTTGATCCGCTGGTTACCGCTTGCTCTGCTTGCCCTGGTGATCATCGGTCTAAGCTTGATGATTTACATGAACAATTCCAATTCGATGGTTCAAACCCAAACACCGGACGACTTGCGCGGGCGGGTCTTGAGCATTTATTCGCTCTCCTTTTTTGGGTTAATGCCGCTTGGATCTTTGTTTGCCGGCTCGCTGGCGACATACCTTGGAGAGCCACTGACCGTGATGATTGCCGCAACTTTGTTGGGTGTTTGTTCCGTGCTGGTCTGGATCAAAGCGCCCCAGGTGCGTCGCACGGGATAG
- a CDS encoding Ribosomal protein S12p has product MAQLLDQEGYVAIDEPNRAEVLLVNTCGFIEPARQESLRTLRELAKRKRKGQWLIAAGCLTQRYGEEVARQVPGLDGILGTRRWMDIVQLLRRLRNPDHRPGASSRQGIAALYAPTLTAVAEPPGILRAAVQGASAYLKIADGCRRPCAFCAIPLIKGTAVSRPLPLLVEEARRLAQRGIKELVLIAQDTTDYGSDLGMKDGLAQLLEALTGQVPEIPWIRLLYAYPGAISDRLIEIMASKAQILPYLDLPLQHAHPAVLRAMRRPANMDWVVRTLETMRRQIPGLTLRTTFIVGYPGEGEAEFEALLDFVKEMRFDHVGVFPFSFEPGTASEVLGDPVPDEVKQERWERLMTIQQQISLQIHQSLIGKKMDVLIEGQGTVQAQNGRQGDQLISVGRTYRDAPEIDGLTLIEGEAPIGEIVPVRILSAMPYDLHGVIEKP; this is encoded by the coding sequence ATGGCGCAACTGCTCGATCAGGAGGGGTATGTCGCAATCGATGAACCCAATCGCGCCGAGGTTCTGCTGGTCAATACCTGTGGCTTTATCGAACCCGCCCGCCAGGAGTCCCTGCGCACCCTGCGCGAGCTTGCCAAACGCAAACGCAAAGGGCAATGGTTAATTGCAGCTGGTTGTTTGACTCAACGCTATGGTGAAGAAGTTGCCCGCCAGGTGCCAGGCCTGGATGGCATTCTTGGCACGCGGCGCTGGATGGATATCGTTCAGTTGCTCCGTCGGTTGCGCAATCCGGATCACCGCCCTGGAGCATCGTCCCGCCAGGGGATAGCTGCCCTGTATGCTCCAACGCTTACCGCTGTGGCAGAACCGCCCGGCATTTTACGCGCCGCTGTGCAAGGCGCCAGCGCTTATCTAAAAATTGCCGACGGCTGCCGCCGTCCATGCGCTTTTTGTGCCATTCCGCTCATCAAAGGCACAGCTGTCAGCCGCCCTTTACCGCTTCTGGTCGAAGAAGCACGCCGTCTTGCCCAACGAGGGATCAAAGAACTGGTGCTGATTGCCCAGGACACCACCGATTATGGTTCGGACCTGGGAATGAAAGATGGTCTGGCACAATTACTCGAAGCGCTTACCGGGCAAGTACCCGAAATCCCCTGGATTCGTCTGCTCTACGCCTATCCTGGGGCAATCAGCGATCGTTTGATCGAGATCATGGCGAGCAAGGCGCAAATCTTGCCCTATCTGGACCTGCCTTTGCAACATGCTCATCCGGCGGTTTTACGGGCAATGCGCCGTCCGGCTAATATGGATTGGGTGGTTCGCACCCTCGAAACGATGCGCCGCCAGATTCCGGGCTTGACCCTGCGAACCACCTTCATCGTTGGCTATCCAGGCGAGGGAGAAGCAGAATTTGAAGCCCTGCTGGACTTTGTCAAAGAGATGCGCTTTGACCATGTCGGCGTCTTCCCCTTCTCGTTCGAACCCGGCACCGCCAGCGAGGTCTTGGGCGATCCCGTGCCGGATGAGGTGAAGCAGGAACGCTGGGAGCGATTGATGACAATTCAGCAACAGATCTCGTTGCAGATTCACCAATCGTTGATTGGCAAGAAGATGGATGTTCTCATCGAGGGGCAGGGAACGGTGCAGGCCCAAAATGGACGCCAGGGCGATCAGTTGATTTCCGTTGGACGAACCTACCGGGATGCCCCAGAGATTGACGGGTTGACCTTAATCGAAGGTGAAGCACCGATCGGTGAAATTGTGCCGGTGCGCATTCTCAGCGCCATGCCCTACGACTTACACGGCGTTATCGAAAAACCATGA